A single region of the Sphingobium sp. TKS genome encodes:
- the purN gene encoding phosphoribosylglycinamide formyltransferase — MQKAKVGVLISGRGSNMAALLYAAKHPSCPYEIVLVAANDPEAPGLTLAAAEGIATFGQSHKGMKRAEFDRIIDGELRKAGAEYVALAGYMRLLSPEFVAGWEGRMLNIHPSLLPKYKGLDTHQKALDAGDSHAGCSVHIVTAELDDGPVLGQTEVAILPGDTADSLAARILMAEHQLYSRTLADFVTRERQPEWLLGKVRERVFALPQTDEVTSHGMPCFGIEKGKKFAYFTQDHHGDGIIAVLVKTTAPEEQAMLIESDPARYYRPAYFGDGWVGIRVDLGDTDWDQISERLERSWREVAPRKLTTLIDAADEF; from the coding sequence ATGCAAAAAGCCAAGGTCGGCGTTCTGATTTCCGGGCGCGGTTCGAACATGGCGGCGTTGCTTTACGCCGCCAAGCACCCGTCCTGCCCCTATGAGATCGTGCTGGTCGCGGCCAACGATCCTGAAGCCCCCGGCCTGACCCTCGCCGCTGCGGAGGGCATCGCGACCTTCGGCCAGAGCCACAAGGGGATGAAGCGCGCCGAATTCGACCGGATCATCGACGGCGAACTGCGCAAGGCAGGCGCCGAATATGTCGCGCTGGCGGGCTATATGCGCCTGCTCTCGCCGGAATTCGTGGCCGGATGGGAAGGCCGGATGCTCAACATCCACCCCAGCCTGCTGCCCAAATATAAGGGTCTCGATACCCACCAGAAAGCGCTCGACGCGGGCGACAGCCATGCGGGCTGCTCGGTCCATATCGTGACCGCCGAACTGGACGACGGCCCGGTGCTGGGCCAGACCGAAGTCGCGATCCTGCCCGGCGACACCGCCGACAGTCTCGCCGCGCGCATCCTGATGGCCGAACATCAGCTCTATTCCCGCACCCTGGCCGATTTCGTCACCCGCGAACGGCAGCCCGAATGGCTGCTGGGCAAGGTGCGCGAACGCGTGTTCGCCTTGCCGCAAACGGATGAGGTCACCTCCCACGGCATGCCCTGCTTCGGTATCGAGAAGGGCAAGAAATTCGCCTATTTCACGCAGGATCATCATGGCGACGGCATCATAGCCGTCCTCGTCAAGACGACCGCGCCCGAGGAACAGGCGATGCTGATCGAAAGCGACCCCGCCCGCTATTACCGCCCCGCTTATTTCGGTGACGGCTGGGTCGGCATCCGCGTCGACCTGGGCGACACGGACTGGGACCAGATCAGCGAGCGGCTGGAGCGCAGTTGGAGGGAGGTGGCGCCGAGGAAGCTCACAACCCTGATAGACGCTGCGGACGAGTTTTGA
- a CDS encoding ABC transporter ATP-binding protein: MTDTAPSPAPPPAIEITNLTKDYKGGKRALDNINLSIPRGQIYGLLGPNGAGKSTTINILAGLVNKTSGSARIWGFDIDQNSRNAKNSIGIVPQEIVFDPFFTPFETLENQAGYYGVPKERRRSMELLRAVHLEDKANAYARTLSGGMKRRLLVAKAMVHSPPILVLDEPTAGVDVQLRQQLWAYVRELNRQGVTIVLTTHYLEEAEELCDRIAIINHGKVITDKPTRELIAMAQEKVVQVTVDRDIVTPPADPSFEKIELSDERTLTITYMKNRANAGQVLSAVQASGLSIVDVVTRDPDLEDVFLNLTAAA; encoded by the coding sequence ATGACCGACACCGCCCCCTCCCCCGCCCCGCCCCCCGCCATCGAGATCACCAACCTCACCAAGGACTATAAGGGCGGCAAGCGAGCGCTCGACAATATCAACCTGTCGATCCCGCGCGGGCAGATCTACGGCCTGCTGGGTCCGAATGGCGCGGGCAAGTCGACGACGATCAACATCCTCGCGGGGCTGGTGAACAAGACCAGCGGCAGCGCAAGGATCTGGGGCTTCGACATCGACCAGAACTCCCGCAACGCCAAGAACTCGATCGGCATCGTGCCGCAGGAGATCGTCTTCGATCCCTTCTTCACCCCGTTCGAGACGCTGGAGAATCAAGCTGGCTATTATGGCGTGCCCAAGGAGCGCCGCCGCTCGATGGAATTGTTGCGCGCCGTGCATCTGGAGGACAAGGCCAATGCCTATGCCCGCACCCTCTCGGGCGGCATGAAACGCCGCCTGCTGGTCGCGAAGGCGATGGTGCACAGCCCGCCGATCCTGGTGCTGGACGAACCGACTGCAGGCGTGGACGTGCAGCTTCGCCAGCAGCTCTGGGCCTATGTCCGCGAACTCAACCGGCAGGGCGTGACGATCGTGCTGACGACGCACTATCTGGAGGAAGCCGAGGAACTGTGCGACCGCATCGCCATCATCAACCATGGCAAGGTCATCACCGACAAGCCGACCCGCGAACTGATCGCCATGGCGCAGGAAAAGGTGGTGCAGGTGACGGTCGACCGCGACATCGTGACGCCGCCCGCCGACCCCAGCTTCGAGAAGATCGAACTGTCGGACGAACGCACGCTGACCATCACCTATATGAAGAACCGCGCCAATGCGGGTCAGGTGCTGAGCGCCGTGCAGGCGAGCGGACTTTCGATCGTGGACGTCGTAACGCGCGACCCAGACCTGGAGGATGTGTTCCTCAACCTAACGGCCGCAGCCTAG
- the nadB gene encoding L-aspartate oxidase — protein sequence MPITTYDVVIIGSGAAGLTAAINLAQDRKVVVLAKGALDGGSTNWAQGGIAAVLDAGDSFEAHIEDTMVAGAGLNDRSTVEFVVSEAPAAIERLAELGVPFNANEEGGEEFGERWHLTREGGHSHRRIVHVDDATGHAVQVALLKAARANPNITLLEDMVALDLITSRHGEKYSGDGHVWGIYAFNKQTDHVDAIVGRATILCTGGAGRTYLFSTAPRGATGDGIAMAWRAGCRVSNMEMNQFHPTCLYNLEVKNFLITEAVRGEGGHLKLPPGVPGGGERFMPRFDERAELAPRDVVARAIDHEIKRLGLDYVHLDISHKPPEFVRTHFPTIYARLLDLDIDITKEPIPVVPAQHYTCGGVVIDLDGRTDLPGLYAAGEVTESGLHGANRLASNSLLECFVFGEAAARHIRAHWDDLPSPPPIRPWDESRVTDSDEEVIVQHNWKEIRRFMWDYVGIVRTTKRLERAQHRIDLLAKEVDEYYGHFRVTPDLIELRNLLEVARLVVRSALHRKESRGLHYTLDYPDMLPQAVDTVLTP from the coding sequence ATGCCCATCACCACCTATGACGTCGTCATCATCGGCTCCGGCGCGGCAGGGCTGACGGCCGCCATCAACCTCGCGCAGGACCGCAAGGTCGTGGTTCTGGCCAAGGGCGCGCTCGACGGTGGCTCCACCAACTGGGCGCAGGGCGGCATTGCCGCCGTACTCGACGCCGGTGACAGTTTCGAGGCACATATTGAAGACACGATGGTCGCGGGCGCTGGCCTCAACGACCGCAGCACGGTGGAGTTCGTCGTCTCCGAAGCTCCCGCCGCGATCGAGCGGCTCGCGGAACTCGGCGTCCCCTTCAACGCCAATGAAGAGGGCGGCGAGGAGTTTGGCGAACGCTGGCACCTGACCCGCGAGGGCGGCCACAGCCACCGCCGCATCGTCCATGTCGACGACGCCACCGGCCATGCCGTGCAGGTCGCGCTGCTGAAAGCGGCCCGCGCCAATCCGAACATCACGCTGCTGGAGGATATGGTCGCCCTCGACCTCATCACCAGCCGCCATGGCGAGAAATATTCGGGCGACGGCCATGTCTGGGGCATCTACGCCTTCAACAAGCAGACCGACCATGTCGATGCCATAGTGGGCCGCGCGACCATCCTGTGCACCGGCGGCGCGGGCCGCACCTATCTCTTCTCGACTGCGCCCAGGGGAGCGACCGGCGACGGCATCGCCATGGCCTGGCGCGCGGGCTGCCGCGTCTCCAACATGGAGATGAACCAGTTCCACCCGACCTGCCTCTACAATCTGGAGGTCAAGAATTTCCTCATCACCGAGGCCGTGCGGGGCGAAGGCGGGCATCTCAAGCTCCCCCCCGGCGTCCCTGGCGGCGGCGAGCGCTTCATGCCCCGCTTCGACGAGCGCGCCGAACTGGCGCCCCGCGACGTGGTGGCCCGCGCCATCGACCATGAGATCAAGCGGCTCGGCCTCGACTATGTCCATCTCGACATCAGCCACAAGCCGCCGGAATTCGTGCGCACCCACTTCCCCACAATCTATGCGCGCCTGCTCGACCTCGACATCGATATCACCAAGGAACCGATCCCGGTCGTCCCGGCGCAGCATTATACCTGCGGCGGCGTGGTGATCGACCTTGATGGCCGCACCGACCTGCCGGGTCTCTACGCGGCGGGCGAAGTCACGGAAAGCGGCCTGCACGGCGCCAATCGCCTCGCCTCCAATTCGCTGCTCGAATGCTTCGTCTTTGGGGAAGCCGCCGCCCGGCACATCCGCGCCCATTGGGACGATCTGCCCTCGCCCCCACCGATCCGCCCCTGGGACGAAAGCCGCGTGACCGATTCGGACGAGGAGGTCATCGTCCAGCATAATTGGAAGGAAATCCGCCGCTTCATGTGGGACTATGTGGGCATCGTCCGCACCACCAAGCGGCTGGAGCGCGCCCAGCATCGCATCGACCTGCTGGCCAAGGAAGTGGACGAATATTACGGCCATTTCCGCGTGACGCCCGACCTGATCGAGCTGCGCAACCTGCTGGAAGTGGCGCGCCTGGTCGTCCGTTCGGCGCTGCATCGCAAGGAAAGCCGGGGCCTGCACTATACGCTCGACTATCCCGACATGCTGCCGCAAGCCGTCGACACGGTGCTGACGCCATGA
- a CDS encoding heavy-metal-associated domain-containing protein, whose translation MGCRLAGQANLAKRARVNVPHVLRGLSFRPLNLFRVRSLRVLARPLQIMGAIALGLAAAALVAQMEGERGVPPIASGGDFQVSHVKVDVFAKDADSARKAGWRLAQRRAWQMLWTRTHGGTGVPSLSDSQLEGMISGIEIEYEQAGPNRYVATLGVMFDRARTGQLLGVTGSNVVHSPPLLVIPVMWDGGSAVSYERINEWQKAWARFRTGDSAIDYVRVAGSIADPILLNAGQIGRRGRLWWRVLLDQYGAADVVIPMARLDRQYPGGPVTGTFTARYGPDNSLIGSFSLRASNDSAIPQMLDQATQRIDQLYTQALNDGRLRPDPSLIIEEPVDPDALAIENAADLPVETLDVPTPAATTGSFSIQFDTPDVGSVAQGEAALRSIAGVRSAATSSLALGGTSVMQVSFDGTVDALRAALAAKGYSVAVSGNTLRIRRAAATGAAPAQ comes from the coding sequence ATGGGTTGCCGCTTGGCAGGGCAGGCAAATCTCGCCAAAAGGGCGCGCGTGAATGTGCCTCATGTCCTTCGTGGCCTGTCTTTTCGGCCTCTGAACCTGTTTCGCGTGCGCTCTCTTCGGGTGTTGGCGCGACCACTCCAGATTATGGGGGCGATCGCGCTCGGCCTCGCCGCAGCAGCGCTGGTGGCGCAGATGGAGGGGGAGCGCGGGGTTCCGCCGATCGCCAGCGGCGGCGACTTCCAGGTGAGCCATGTGAAGGTCGACGTCTTCGCCAAGGATGCCGACAGCGCGCGCAAGGCGGGCTGGCGTCTGGCGCAGCGGCGGGCCTGGCAGATGCTCTGGACGCGGACTCATGGCGGCACCGGAGTGCCCTCGCTCTCCGATTCGCAGTTGGAAGGCATGATCTCCGGAATTGAGATCGAATATGAGCAGGCCGGGCCGAACCGCTATGTGGCGACGCTGGGGGTGATGTTCGACCGGGCGCGCACCGGGCAGTTGCTGGGCGTTACCGGCAGCAATGTGGTGCATTCGCCGCCTTTGCTGGTGATCCCGGTGATGTGGGATGGCGGATCGGCCGTGTCCTATGAGCGCATCAATGAATGGCAGAAGGCCTGGGCGCGGTTCCGCACCGGCGACAGCGCGATCGATTATGTGCGCGTGGCGGGCTCGATCGCTGATCCGATCCTGCTGAACGCGGGGCAGATCGGGCGGCGCGGGCGGCTGTGGTGGCGGGTGCTGCTGGACCAATATGGCGCGGCCGACGTGGTGATTCCCATGGCCCGGCTGGATCGCCAATATCCCGGCGGCCCCGTGACCGGCACCTTCACCGCGCGCTATGGCCCGGACAACAGCCTGATCGGCAGCTTTTCGCTCCGCGCCTCCAATGACAGCGCCATCCCGCAGATGCTGGATCAGGCGACGCAGCGGATCGACCAGCTTTACACGCAGGCGCTGAACGATGGCCGTCTGCGGCCCGATCCGTCGCTGATTATCGAGGAGCCGGTCGATCCTGACGCTCTGGCCATCGAAAATGCAGCCGATCTGCCGGTGGAAACCCTGGACGTGCCCACGCCGGCCGCCACGACCGGCAGCTTCTCGATTCAGTTCGACACGCCCGATGTCGGATCGGTGGCGCAGGGCGAGGCGGCGCTGCGCTCCATCGCGGGAGTCCGTTCCGCCGCGACCAGCAGCCTGGCGCTCGGCGGCACCTCCGTCATGCAGGTGAGCTTCGACGGCACGGTCGATGCGCTGCGAGCGGCTTTGGCGGCGAAGGGTTATAGCGTCGCGGTGTCCGGCAATACGCTGCGCATCCGCCGCGCCGCTGCGACGGGAGCCGCTCCGGCACAATGA
- a CDS encoding chromosomal replication initiator DnaA, protein MRQISLPFDRPGQGAGDEFLVSEANRIAVRHLENWQGWPLAISVLTGPPLSGRSTLGRHFVAMSGGAVIDDAPGQDEQMLFNAWNEAQTTRRPLLMIGDVPPEQWPVVLPDLRSRLAAVPHVALEEPDEALAHALIERSFVVAGAKYAADLPDWLLRRIERSYASIAAVTRLLDEAALSSGRKISIAMAKDVLQGAGFLPIVPD, encoded by the coding sequence ATGAGACAGATCAGCCTGCCGTTCGACCGGCCGGGCCAGGGAGCGGGCGACGAATTCCTGGTCAGCGAAGCCAACCGCATCGCCGTTCGCCATCTGGAAAATTGGCAGGGCTGGCCGCTGGCGATCAGCGTGCTGACAGGGCCGCCTCTGTCGGGCCGCTCCACCCTGGGCCGCCATTTCGTCGCGATGAGCGGCGGCGCCGTGATCGACGACGCGCCTGGGCAGGACGAACAGATGCTGTTCAACGCCTGGAACGAGGCGCAGACGACGCGGCGGCCATTGCTGATGATCGGTGACGTTCCGCCGGAGCAATGGCCGGTGGTGCTGCCCGATCTTCGCTCCCGCCTTGCCGCGGTGCCGCATGTCGCTTTGGAGGAACCGGACGAGGCGCTGGCCCATGCGCTGATCGAGCGGTCTTTCGTCGTCGCGGGCGCCAAATATGCCGCCGATCTGCCCGACTGGCTGCTGCGGCGGATTGAGCGCAGCTATGCGTCGATCGCAGCGGTCACGCGGCTGCTGGACGAGGCCGCATTGTCATCCGGGCGTAAGATTTCTATCGCTATGGCGAAAGATGTCCTGCAAGGCGCGGGATTTTTGCCTATAGTCCCGGACTGA
- the purM gene encoding phosphoribosylformylglycinamidine cyclo-ligase, translated as MSDTESYSYAKAGVDIAAGNALVRAIAPLAKATRRPGADAELGGFGGFFDLKAAGYDDPLLVAANDGVGTKLKLAIDHNAHDGVGIDLVAMCANDLIVQGAEPLFFLDYYATGKLESGVAERVIAGIAEGCKQAGCALIGGETAEMPGMYAPGDYDLAGFCVGAVERSQALTGNKVKAGDVLIGLTSSGVHSNGFSLVRRLAADKGWKLDRPAIFDNEVLLIDALMAPTRIYVKSLLPLVRAGQINALAHITGGGLLENIPRVLPDGCHAVVDADAWEQPRLMAFLQAQGHIEPEEMARTFNCGVGMVLAVDADAADAVTTELEAAGETVVRVGVVEAGEKGCTVKGSQGTWSAKADWTATHLG; from the coding sequence ATGAGCGACACCGAATCCTATAGCTACGCCAAGGCTGGCGTCGACATCGCCGCAGGCAATGCGCTGGTCCGCGCCATCGCCCCGCTTGCCAAGGCCACCCGCCGCCCCGGCGCCGACGCCGAACTGGGCGGCTTTGGCGGTTTCTTCGACCTGAAGGCGGCGGGCTATGACGACCCTCTGCTGGTCGCGGCCAATGACGGCGTCGGCACCAAGCTGAAGCTCGCCATCGACCACAACGCCCATGACGGCGTGGGCATCGACCTGGTCGCCATGTGCGCCAACGACCTGATCGTACAGGGCGCCGAGCCACTTTTCTTCCTCGACTATTACGCCACCGGCAAGCTGGAGAGCGGCGTGGCCGAACGCGTGATCGCGGGCATAGCGGAAGGCTGCAAGCAAGCGGGCTGCGCGCTGATCGGCGGCGAAACGGCGGAAATGCCGGGCATGTATGCGCCGGGCGACTATGACCTCGCCGGTTTCTGCGTCGGAGCGGTGGAGCGGTCCCAGGCGCTGACCGGCAACAAGGTCAAGGCGGGTGACGTGCTGATCGGCCTCACCTCCTCGGGCGTGCATTCCAACGGCTTCTCGCTGGTGCGCCGCCTGGCTGCCGACAAGGGCTGGAAGCTCGACCGCCCGGCGATCTTCGACAATGAAGTGCTGCTGATCGACGCGCTGATGGCGCCGACGCGCATTTACGTGAAATCGCTGTTGCCGCTGGTGCGGGCTGGCCAAATCAACGCCCTCGCCCATATCACCGGCGGCGGCCTGCTGGAGAATATCCCGCGCGTGCTGCCCGACGGCTGTCATGCCGTGGTCGATGCCGACGCGTGGGAACAGCCGCGCCTGATGGCCTTCCTGCAGGCGCAGGGCCATATCGAGCCGGAGGAGATGGCGCGCACCTTCAACTGCGGCGTCGGCATGGTGCTGGCGGTCGATGCGGATGCCGCCGACGCGGTTACCACCGAGCTGGAAGCGGCAGGCGAAACCGTCGTCCGCGTCGGTGTCGTGGAAGCGGGCGAAAAGGGCTGCACGGTCAAGGGAAGCCAAGGCACATGGAGCGCCAAGGCCGACTGGACCGCCACGCATCTGGGGTAG